AGATCGGCATCCTCGCCATAATCGAAGCGGATCTTGCCGGGGCGCTTCAATGTCATCACCCCGCGCGCCTGATTGCCAGCGCGGTCGGTCTGGGTGAAGTCGGCGCGCATGGTTGCGATGCCGCGCAAGGCTGCAACCGCACGATTGAGATCCGCGGCGGTGGTCTGCGCGGTGGCGGGTGCTGGCCCCATAGCGAATGGGCGCGAATCGGCGCTCCCGATAGAGAGGCCAAGTGCAAGCGTACCGGCAGCGGCAAATGCCATGCCGGAGCGGCGGAGAAGGGTCGAAATGCTCATGAATCCGCAGCTAGGCCGCGCGGATTGAACTGTCGATGAATTTGTGAGAGCCGCTGCGTTCAGCAGGCGCCCCCAAATTCAACCAAGACCTTACTTGATCTTGGCTTCCTTGAATTCGACATGCTTTTTCGCGACCGGATCGTATTTACGGAACACCATCTTTTCAGTGGTGTTGCGCGGGTTCTTTTTGGTCACGTAGTAAAAGCCCGTGCCCTCGGTCGAGACGAGCTTGATCTTGACGGTTGCGGGCTTCGCCATGACGGTATCCTAAGATCGGGTGGTGGCCTCCAAACAGGTTGGGTTGGCCGAAAAACATAAAGCGGTGCGCGCGTTTTTGACGGCACCGCCCTTCAAGCCGCGCGCATTTGCCGATTCACCGGCAAAAGTCAAGCAGAGTCACCAGTCTGATCGGCTCGGCTTGCCGCGATTGGCTTTGATGGTGCCGCGTGCTTTCTTGGACTTGAGCCGCTGCACCTTGCCCACGCGGTTGACGCGGGTCTTGGCGCGCTTCTTGGGCGCGCGGTGCGCGGCTTCGAGAATCTCTGCCAGTTTGACCCGCGCGGCCTGCCGGTTGGCCTCTTGCGTACGGTGCTGGCGCGCGGTGATGAGGAGATCGCCCGCAGCGGTCAGTTTGGAGCCGGCAAGGTCGCGCAGGCGGGCAAAAACAGTCGGCTCAAGCCGCAGCGCATAGATGTTCACCCGCAGCTGAACCTCGGTTGCGACCTTGTTGGCGTTCTGCCCGCCTGGGCCGGAGCCTGCGAGGAAGCTTTCCTCGGCTAGCGCGTGGGCGCGATTTAGGAGGTCTTCATCCATCGGCCTGCACGAGTTCAGGGGCGCTCAGCCCGGCGCGCAGAAAATCCTCGGGGAAGGGCGCGGTGGCAGTGACAGGCGGTTTGCCCTCGCGTTCGACCGTAATGCTTTCGGCGTGGAGCATGGTGCGCGGCGCGCCTTTATTCTGCCCACGCACCGGCCCATAGACCGGATCGCCGAGCAATGGCGTGCCCAGTCCTTGCAGCGCATGGACGCGCAGCTGGTGGGTCCGCCCGGTTTCGGGCCGGAAACGAATCAGCGAGCGGCGTTTGTCGCCCTCTCCGATCACCTCGATCAGCTCCCAATGCGAGACGGCAGGCTTGCCCTTCTTCGCCGCGATCATCCGCCAGCCTTTTTCGGCTGAGCTGATCTTGGACAGCGCCAGTTCGATCGTGCCCGAACTTTCCGCCGGTTCGAAATCGAGGACCGCCAGATAGGTCTTGCCGACCAGCCGGTCTTCAAAGGCCTTGTTGAAGCGCTTCAAGGCCTTGGGATTGCGCGCGAGCAGCAGGCAGCCGCTGGTGTCGGTGTCGAGCCGGTGCACGGGGACTGGCGGGCGCTGAAAGCCGAGCTTGAGCTGCTCGATATGGTCAAACAGCGCAGGCCCGCCGCGTTTGGGACGGTCGACCGGCAGTCCGGCAGGCTTGTCGATGACAAGCGCTTCGCCGTCTTCGAAGAGGATTGGGATTTGCATTGTTTGTTTGCCTATGTGCCTGGCCACCCGCTCCCTCCACCCTTCCACCCGGATAATCACACCGGGTTACGATCCGGGTGGAAGGGTGGAGGGAGCGGGTGGCTTGGAGAAGTCCTATATCAGCTTTGCTGAAAAAAGCCCGCGAACGGCATTGCCGAGCATGAAGCCATGGGTGAGATCGTCGAGTGTGAGGTCCGCCTCGCGCGCGCGGCCTTGCCCGATCAGCGATTCGCGCAAGACACCCGGCAACAGGCCGAGTGTGGCCGGCGGGGTGAGAAATATGCCGCCGCGCTCAACAAAAATATTGGTGAAGCTGCCTTCGGTCACAAGCCCGTCATCGCGCACCAGCACCGCCTCGTTGGCGCCAAACTGCTTCGCAGCATTGTGTGCGTCTTCGTAAAAGCCCCTGTCGCTCGTCTTATACGAAAGCCGCCAGTCGGACGGGTCGAGCGGGTGGGGGAGCGCGGCGACTTTGAGCGGTTCGGTCAACGCCTCCGGCATCGGCTGCGTCTCCAGCGCAGTCGCACCGCTGCGCGCTGCAAGCAGGCGCAATTTCGCAGGCGCTTCCAGCTCGAAGCAAAGCGCCTGAATCTGGTTGCGCGCAGCGTGGCGATCAAACTGGAAGCCAAGCGCTGCCGCGCTGCGCTTCATCCGGGCCAGATGCAGTTCGAGCAGCGCAATCCCGCTCTCGGGATCAAACGCCATCGTTTCGATAAGATCGCAAGCGGGCGCGGCGTGAACGGGGGAGGCTGCCCGCGCAAAGCCCGCTTTCACCTCGCATTCGCGCCGTTCGGAAAAGGCCTCGCTATCCGCCACAATCGCTGAACCAACGCCCAGCACAGCATGGCCCTGACCATTCTCGATAGGAGTGAGGCGCAAGGTTCGGATTGCCACATTGAGAGCCGCCGTGCCGTCTGCTCCGATCCGGCCAATCGCCCCGCAATAGGGCCCGCGCGCATCACGCTCGATCTGATGGATCAGCTCCATCGCGCGGATTTTGGGCGCGCCGGTGATCGAGCCGCAGGGGAAGATCGCGCGCACCAGCTCCATCGCGCCCTTGCCCGGTGCAAGCTCGGCGCGAACGCTGGAGACCATCTGGTGCACGGTCGGAAAGCTCTCGATTGCAAAGGGCGCATCGACTTGGACACTGCCCGGTACGGCCACCCGGCTGAGATCGTTGCGCATCAGATCGACGATCATCAGGTTCTCGGCCTTGTCCTTGACCGACGTCGCCAGCTCTTCGGCCAGCTCGGCATCGCGCGCCGGATCATCCGAGCGCGGGCGCGTGCCCTTCATCGGCTTGACCTTGGCCTTGTCGCCATCGAGCGCCACGAACAATTCGGGCGAAAGGCTCAGCAGCCAGTGCGAGCCATCGAACACCACTCCGCCATAGCCAGCGCTCGCTGCGCCGCGCAGCTGGGCATAGAGCGCCAGCGGGTCACCCTGATATGACCCGGCTAGCGGATAGGTGAGGTTGGCCTGATAGATATCGCCAGCATGGATCGCTTCGCGCAGTTTCGCAAAGGCGGCTTCATAACCACCGGGCGAAAGCTGCGGGTCGAGCGGGCCGAGACTGGCGGTCCCCTCTGCCCGCGCATCGAGCCATGCGGGGACGTCTGCCGGCGCAATCCGTTCCGGCGCATCGAACAGTCCGAGCCAAACCAGCGGTCCGGCCGCGCCCGAACGTTCGTCTGCAAGCGGTGCGAGTTTGGGTTCGAGCGCAAGACCCGCCTCATAGGCGATATAGCCCGCAAGCTCGCCTCCGCTGCCGCCTGCGCCCGCGCGCGCGGCATCGGCGGCCTTCAGCACGCTTTCGACCTCGCTTGCCCGGTAAGCGACAAAGACTTCGCGCGGATTGGCGTAGAACATCGCGTCCGCCCCGCCATCGGCGCGCGCGTCATCGAGCAATACAAATGTCTGTGGCGAAGCGGCCTGAACCATCTCTAGCGCCTTAGAAGCCCCTGCGATCCAAGTCGATAGGTTGCCCGCACCAACTTGACCGGCTCCCAATCGGTCTGCAAACGCAGGTCGCACAAAGAACAGGGATTTGAAGCGGACTATGAGCGATATCTTTTTGGGTCTTGGCGGCAATGGTGAAAACCAGCACCTCGCGCTGAGCCGCGCAAACCGTCACGGATTGATCGCCGGCGCGACCGGCACGGGTAAGACGGTGACGTTGCAGGGACTGGCCGAGAGTTTTTCCGCCAATGGTGTTCCGGTGTTTGTCGCCGATGTGAAAGGCGATCTGTCCGGCATCGCCATGCCCGGCTCCCCCACCTTCAAACACGCTGACAAGCTGGAAGGCCGCGCCAAGGATCTGGGCATGGAGGACTATGCCTATTCGGACAATCCGGTGATCTTCTGGGATCTCTATGGTGAGCAAGGCCACCCGATCCGCACCACGATTTCCGAAATGGGCCCGCTGCTGCTCTCGCGCCTGCTCGACCTCAACGACACGCAGGAAGGCGTGCTTCAGATCGTCTTCAAACACGCTGACGAAAACGGCCTGCTGCTGCTCGATTTCGGCGATCTGCAAAGCGTGCTGCAATGGGCGCATGAAAATTCGAAGGAGCTGTCGGGCGTCTATGGCAATGTCTCGAAGCAATCGGTCGGCGCGATCCAGCGCCAATTGCTCAGCTTCGAAGCACAAGGCGCGAACCATTTCTTCGGCGAGCCAGCGCTTGAAATCGACGATTTCCTCAAGACCGATGAACAGGGGCGCGGCTATGTGAATGTGCTCGCCGCCGACAAGCTGATGCAGAGCCCCAAGCTCTATGCGACGTTTCTCTTATGGCTGCTAGCTGAATTGTTCGAGAGCCTGCCCGAAGTGGGCGACCCGGAAAAACCCAGCCTCGTCTTCTTCTTCGACGAAGCGCATTTGCTGTTTGATGATGCGCCCAAGGCCTTGCAGGAAAAGATCGAGCAGGTTGTCCGGCTGATCCGCTCCAAGGGTGTCGGCGTGTTCTTCGTCACGCAGAACCCGATCGACATTCCTGAGGAAGTCGCAGGTCAGCTTGGCAACCGCGTCCAGCACGCTCTGCGCGCCTTCACCAAGCGTGACCAGCGCGCGATCAAGGCGGCGGCGGAGACGTTCCGCATCAACGATGATCTCGACACCGAGGAAGTTATCACCCAGCTCAAAGTGGGTGAGGCGCTGGTCTCGACGCTCGACGAGGAAGGCGCGCCCACTGTTGTCCAGCGCACTCTCATCAAGCCGCCGCGCTCGCGCCTTGGCCCTGTGACTAAGAAAGAACGCGCTATCATCCAGTCAATCAGCCCGTTCGAAGGCAAATATGACGAAGCGGTCGACCGCGAGAGCGCCGAAGAAGTGCTGCTCGCCAAGACTCAGGATGCCGTCGATACGGCAGAGGAAGTCGCCGAAAAGGGCGAGCAGGAAGTCGCCAAGCGCCCGCGCAAGACCAAGTCGATGTGGGAAAAGGCAATCTCGCGCGGCACCAAGGTTGCCGCAGGCGGAATGGCCGGTGCCGCCGCCGCCGCGGTGCTCGGCAAGAAGTCTCGCGCCAATCCGGTGAAGAGCGGGATCACTTCGGCAGCAGGCTCGATCGCAACCGATCTTGCCGGACCGATCGCAGGTCGCTTTGTGCGCAATCTGATCGGCGGCTTGATGCGCTAGAGCGGCAGGCGGATTTCCGCGCGTAGGCCTGTGATCTGGCCTCCAGCTTGGCGATTTTCCAGCACCAGCTGGCCGCCATGCTGTTCCGCGATGGCGCGCGCGAGGGTCAGGCCGAGGCCTGCGCCGCCGGTTGCGCGGTTGCGTGAGGCTTCGCCGCGGGTGAAGGGTTCGAGCATGGCAGCGATCCGGTCCGGCGCGATGCCGGGCCCGCGATCATCGACGCGCAGCACGGCCTGCCCCGCCTCCTCGATCGCCGAAATCTCTGCCATCTCGCCATAACGCACCGCGTTGGAGGCGAGGTTGCGCAGCGCGCGCTTGATCCAGGTGACTTGCACGCGGGCAACCAAACGCGGCGGGTCGAGGATCGTCACAGGTTCGCCCAGATCCTCGAACTCCTCGGCCACACCCAGGGCGAGCGCGCCCAGATCGGCGGGTTCCACCCCGGCACCATCGCGCCCGACCCGTGACAGAGTGAGGATGTCGTCGAGTGTGGCGGTGATGTCCTCGATGGAGGCCGCCATTTTGCTGCGTTGGGCATCGTCGGGAACGCTCTCGATCCGCACGCGCAAGGCGGCAAGCGGCGTCTTGAGGTCGTGTCCGATGGCTCCAAGCATCACGTCCTTTTCATCGAGCAACGCGGCGATGCGCGCTTCCATCGCATTGTGTGCTGCGATCAGGTGGCGCGTGTCGGAAGGGCCGGTTTCTTCCAGCTGCACCACGCGCCCCGGCTCTCTCGAGAAGTCCCCGACCCGCTCGGTCAGCCGCGCCAAGGGCCGCGTGATCCGGCGCATGACGAAGAACAGCACCGCGATCAGCACGCCGAACGTGACGAGTGTCTGGAATATCAGCCCGCCCAATGCGGCCTGCCGGCGGCGCGGTTCGAGCACGCGGGCGGCCTCCCATTGGCCCCCTGCCTCTCGCTGGATTGCGGCGACATAGAGCCGCTTCTCGCGCCAGCCCTGACGCCGTTCGAAACGCGGGCGTGCCTCTGCAAAAGCGTTGAGCAGCGGATCGTCGCCCGCGCGGCGGATGGTTATGGCGACAGCGTGCGGGTCGATATCTTCGAGCAACAGAGCCGCGCGTAGTCGCGCTTCGCTCTCGCCCTCGCCATTGGCGTCTGAACCCGCCGCCGGTGGTTCAGCGCTGATCGTGTAGCGCAGGCGCGGGGGCAGACCGGCGGCCCCGCCTTGCCTGCGTCCGCGTTCTTGCCTAATCGCCCGGTCCCGCGCAGCGCGTTCGGCGCCGGTGACAAGCTGGAATGCGGCGGCAGTCAGGATCGCCGTTTCGCGCCTTTCTTCGCCCGCGCGATAGAGCAAGGCGAGCGAGACGAACTGCGCCACCAGCAGCGCCAGCGCGACGCTCACCATCACCTGTGAGAGCAGGCTTGAGGGCAGCAGCCGCTTCACGCGCCAATCCCGCCGGGCGCGATCCGTTCGACATTGGCGGCAAAGCGGTATCCGCCGCCGCGAACGGTCAGGATCAGCTGCGGCTCGCTGGTGTCAGCCTCGATCTTGCGGCGCAGGCGGCTCACCTGATTGTCAACCGCGCGGTCGAACAGATGCGCGCTGCGCCCCTGAACCAGATCGAGCAGCAGGTCGCGGTCCATCACATTGCGAGGATTGTCGAGAAAGGCGCGCAGCAGGCGAAACTCGGCCGTCGAGATCGGTACGGTGACGCCCTGCGGGTCGGTCAGTTTGCGCTTCAGCGGATCGAGCTGCCAGCCTTCGAAGCGATAATGCCAGTCCTGGATCTCGCGCTGGGGGGCGGGACTGCGCCCGACCCGGCGCAGGACCGTGCGGATGCGCGCGACCAGCTCGCGCGGCTCGAACGGTTTGACGACATAATCATCCGCGCCCAGTTCCAGCCCGATGATCCGGTCGGTCGGCTCGCCGCGCGCGGTGAGGAAAATGACGGGGATCTGGCGCGTTTCGACCAGATGGCGGCAGAGCGAAAGCCCGTCTTCGCCCGGCATCATGATGTCGAGCAGGACCAGATCGGGTGTGTTGGTGGTGAGAGCGGTGCGCGCCGCTGCGGCGCTTGCCGCCTCGCTGACCGCAAAGCCCTGATCGCCAAGATATTCGGCCAGCGGCTCGCGCAGGGTCGGCTCGTCATCGACTAGCAGTATCGAGGTTAGGGCGGCGTCATTCATCGCAGCTCAGTTCATGAAAGGAGCCGGCCCGATGCGCAACCAGCAAGTAAAAGGCGCGCGCCGGGCCGGCAGTCGGGATGCACGGGCGATTAGGGCCGGTTCGGGGAGGTGCCCCTGCATCCCTTGGAGTTAGCGTTGGATCAGTTGCGGCGCCGTTCACCACCACGCCGCTCACTGCGCGCCTCGCGGCGTTGCTGGCGGCGTTCGCGCGCGGCTTCGCGGGCCGTGTCGTGCTCGGCTTTGGTGATCGTACCCGAATTGTCGGCATCGACGCGGGCAAAGCGTGCTTCGATTGCGGCATCGAATTCTGCGCTTGAAATGACGCGATCCTGATTGGTGTCGGCGCGGCGGAGCATCCGCATGGCCCGGCCGCCACGGCGGCGTTCTGCGCGACCTGCACCGCGACGTTCACCGCGCGCTTCGCGGGCGGCTGCGATTTCGGCCTCGGAAATGCCGCCGCTGCCGTCGCTGTCGATCCGGTCAAAGCGGCGTTCTTGACGGCTGGCGCGTCGTTCTGCGCGGCGGGCATTGCGCGCTTCGCGGGCGGCGCTCATTTCGGCGCGCGACAACTCGCCATCGCCATTGGTATCCGAAGCGGCAAAGCGGGCAGCGCGGCGGGCTTCGCGGTCGGCTGAGGAAAGCTGGCCATCGCCATTCACGTCCATGCGCTCAAAACGTTCGCGCCCTTTGGCGCGCGCTTCGGCGAGCGAGATTACGCCGTCGCCATTGGTGTCAGAGGCTTCGAAGCCGCGTTCGCCGCCTTGCTGCTGGGCCGCCGCCATTCCGGCACCGCCGAGCGCCAATACGGCCGCCGAAAGAGTGAGTGTGAGTGTGCGCATTGTCATTCCTTCCAGGATAATTCTCTATGTGAGAAGCGGCCCGTTTCCGGTCAGGGACACCCGGCCAAATGCAGCCCGGCGCGGACATGTGGGCATATTGCCCGCGCCGTAAACTGGCTGCGTCGTCAGGTTGAGGAAGCCAAAGGCGACCCTTACCGCAACTCACAATTGCCATGTCTAGAGCGCGATTGTCGCAGGATTATGCCGGAAAGCCGCAAAAGTGTCGCGGCTTGTATCAGGATCGCAGCGCGGTTCAGCTGGGCGCAAGAACACGGATCAACGCGGGCGCATCTGGGTGCCTTCGCCCGCAGTGATGAAGATCGCGGTCGCGCGCTCCTCCACGTCTGCGATGTGCCACACGCCGGGCGGGTTGATCGCATATTCGCCTTTGGCCAGAGGCACTTGCGTGCGTGAGCCATTGGGGAATTCCTGCGTCAGCACCATCGCGCCTTCGATGCAGATCACCACTTCGTCACCCTTGGGGTGCATCTCCCATGTGTCCCACCCTTCGGTGAAACTGTGCTGGGACACCAGACGCCCTTCGGCTCCATCATCTCCGTGGCGTGCGCCATACTCTTCATACCATTCGACCCCGGAGAAGGGCGGTTGCGGAACCGCCTTTGCTCCGAGCCCGAGATGGATGAAAGCGTCCGTGAGCGTTTTCACGCTCATGAGGCAGGGGGTGCGGTGAAGCAGAAGACGTTGAGCTTGTTGCCATCGGGATCGCGGAAATAGCCTGCGTAAAAGCCGTCATCGCCGCGCGCGCCCGGAGCGCCTTCGTCGCTGCCGCCTTCGGCAATCGCGGTGTCATAAACCGCCTGCACCTGCTCCGGCCCTTCGACCTGTAGCGCGACCATCGTGCCATTGCCGACGGTTGCTGGCTGTTCGTCAAACGGCTTGGTCGCGGCGATTCCCGGCGCTCCGCCCATTTCGCCCCAAGCGATAAACGTGTCGAATTCCATCATCCGGCCAACGCCGAAATGTTTGGCGATAGCGTCGTAGAATTTCGCCGCGCGCGGCAGATCATTGGTGCCGAGGGTTACGTAGCCGATCATGTTCAATTCCTCCCAAACCGGTCGCCTTATGCGACTCGGGAAGTTGGAACATTACTAGAACATCCGGATCGGCGCAAATTGAGTCTTTGTTGCGTGCGGACCGGACCTCCGTCCGGTCCTTGGCCGTGCCACCCGCGCCCTCCACCCTTCCACCCGGAGCCTACCGGGATACAATCCGGGTGGAAGGGTGGAGGGCGCGGGTGGCACGGCGGCGAGCGAAAGCTCGCCCGATCACAAAGGCTCGGTCTCGCGCTCCAGCCATGCCAGATCATCGCCCTCAAGCTGCGGCGCGACGATTTCGCGCACGCGGGCGTGATAGGCGTCGAGCCATGCGATCTCGTCTGCGGTGAGCAGGCTCTTCTCGATCAGCTTGCGGTCGATCGGCACAAAGGTGAGGCAGTCGAACCCGAGATAGCGCCCTTCTGCGCCTTCGATATCCTGCTCGACCGTCAGGACCAGATTCTCGATCCGGATGCCGAATGCGTTCGGTTTGTAATAGCCCGGTTCGTTGGAGAGGATCATGCCTGCGAGCAATTCCTGGCTCGTGCCTGCCTGTCCGCCGCCGGGCTTGGCGATGCGCTGCGGGCCTTCGTGGACGCCGAGGAAGCTGCCCACGCCGTGGCCGGTGCCATGCGCGTAATCGACGCCGCCCTCCCACAGATATTGGCGGGCGAGCACGTCTATCTGGCCGCCGCAGGTCCCTTGCGGGAAGGTCGCCTTGTCGATCTGGATATGGCCCTTCAGAACCCGCGTGAAGCGGTCGCGCATCTCTGCGGTTGGCTCCGAGCCTTCGGGCGTGTCGATCCACACAGTGCGGGTGATGTCGGTGGTGCCAGCGGGATACTGACCGCCCGAATCGACCAGATAGATCGAGCCGGGGGGGATCAGGATATTGCTGTCCTCATCGACCTTGTAATGCGGCAGAGCGGCGTGGCCCGAAGCGGCGGAGATTGTGTCGAAGCTGGTATCACGCAAATCGCCATGTTCGCGGCGGAAACCTTCGAGCTTGGCGGCAGCGGCCAGTTCGTCGATCTCGCCAGCAGGCGCGGTGACTTCGAGCCAGCGCAGGAAGCGGCTGACCGCAGCCCCGTCGCGCGCCTGCGCATCGCGGTGACCTGCAACTTCGGCGGGGTTCTTGACCGCTTTGGCGAGGATCGTGGGGTCTTGCTTGAAGGTGAACTTCGCGCCGCCGGCGCGAAGCCCTTGCGCAATGCCTACGACGCCGAAATCAGGGTCCACGCTGACATGTTTGCCCGAAAGCTCGCCCAGCGCCGCCTGAAACTCGTCGCGCGGGCGCACGGTGACGGCGTTGCCCAGATGCTGGGTGACTTCGGGCGTCATCTTTTCCGGAGCGATGAACAGCTCGGCATGGCCGTCTGCATGCGCGATCACATAGGACAGCGCGACCGGCGTATGCGCCACGTCGGACCCGCGAATGTTGAGCAGCCACGCTATCGAATCGAGCGCAGGCACGACCACGGCATCGAGGCCTTCATCGCCAAGCCAGTCGGCGATTTGCCCGCGCTTGTCAGCCGATGAGCGTCCTGCAAGGTCTTCTGTATGGACAATTGCCACCGCATCGGAGGGTGCGGGCTGATCGGCCCATACTGCGTCGAGCGGGTTGCTGTCGGCGGGGACCATTGTGATTCCGGCAGGCTCGACCACCGCTTCGAGCGCTTCGACCCAGCCCCAT
This genomic window from uncultured Erythrobacter sp. contains:
- the rpmG gene encoding 50S ribosomal protein L33 — protein: MAKPATVKIKLVSTEGTGFYYVTKKNPRNTTEKMVFRKYDPVAKKHVEFKEAKIK
- the arfB gene encoding alternative ribosome rescue aminoacyl-tRNA hydrolase ArfB, translated to MDEDLLNRAHALAEESFLAGSGPGGQNANKVATEVQLRVNIYALRLEPTVFARLRDLAGSKLTAAGDLLITARQHRTQEANRQAARVKLAEILEAAHRAPKKRAKTRVNRVGKVQRLKSKKARGTIKANRGKPSRSDW
- a CDS encoding RNA pseudouridine synthase, with the protein product MQIPILFEDGEALVIDKPAGLPVDRPKRGGPALFDHIEQLKLGFQRPPVPVHRLDTDTSGCLLLARNPKALKRFNKAFEDRLVGKTYLAVLDFEPAESSGTIELALSKISSAEKGWRMIAAKKGKPAVSHWELIEVIGEGDKRRSLIRFRPETGRTHQLRVHALQGLGTPLLGDPVYGPVRGQNKGAPRTMLHAESITVEREGKPPVTATAPFPEDFLRAGLSAPELVQADG
- the pabB gene encoding aminodeoxychorismate synthase component I, with amino-acid sequence MVQAASPQTFVLLDDARADGGADAMFYANPREVFVAYRASEVESVLKAADAARAGAGGSGGELAGYIAYEAGLALEPKLAPLADERSGAAGPLVWLGLFDAPERIAPADVPAWLDARAEGTASLGPLDPQLSPGGYEAAFAKLREAIHAGDIYQANLTYPLAGSYQGDPLALYAQLRGAASAGYGGVVFDGSHWLLSLSPELFVALDGDKAKVKPMKGTRPRSDDPARDAELAEELATSVKDKAENLMIVDLMRNDLSRVAVPGSVQVDAPFAIESFPTVHQMVSSVRAELAPGKGAMELVRAIFPCGSITGAPKIRAMELIHQIERDARGPYCGAIGRIGADGTAALNVAIRTLRLTPIENGQGHAVLGVGSAIVADSEAFSERRECEVKAGFARAASPVHAAPACDLIETMAFDPESGIALLELHLARMKRSAAALGFQFDRHAARNQIQALCFELEAPAKLRLLAARSGATALETQPMPEALTEPLKVAALPHPLDPSDWRLSYKTSDRGFYEDAHNAAKQFGANEAVLVRDDGLVTEGSFTNIFVERGGIFLTPPATLGLLPGVLRESLIGQGRAREADLTLDDLTHGFMLGNAVRGLFSAKLI
- a CDS encoding helicase HerA-like domain-containing protein, yielding MSDIFLGLGGNGENQHLALSRANRHGLIAGATGTGKTVTLQGLAESFSANGVPVFVADVKGDLSGIAMPGSPTFKHADKLEGRAKDLGMEDYAYSDNPVIFWDLYGEQGHPIRTTISEMGPLLLSRLLDLNDTQEGVLQIVFKHADENGLLLLDFGDLQSVLQWAHENSKELSGVYGNVSKQSVGAIQRQLLSFEAQGANHFFGEPALEIDDFLKTDEQGRGYVNVLAADKLMQSPKLYATFLLWLLAELFESLPEVGDPEKPSLVFFFDEAHLLFDDAPKALQEKIEQVVRLIRSKGVGVFFVTQNPIDIPEEVAGQLGNRVQHALRAFTKRDQRAIKAAAETFRINDDLDTEEVITQLKVGEALVSTLDEEGAPTVVQRTLIKPPRSRLGPVTKKERAIIQSISPFEGKYDEAVDRESAEEVLLAKTQDAVDTAEEVAEKGEQEVAKRPRKTKSMWEKAISRGTKVAAGGMAGAAAAAVLGKKSRANPVKSGITSAAGSIATDLAGPIAGRFVRNLIGGLMR
- a CDS encoding ATP-binding protein produces the protein MKRLLPSSLLSQVMVSVALALLVAQFVSLALLYRAGEERRETAILTAAAFQLVTGAERAARDRAIRQERGRRQGGAAGLPPRLRYTISAEPPAAGSDANGEGESEARLRAALLLEDIDPHAVAITIRRAGDDPLLNAFAEARPRFERRQGWREKRLYVAAIQREAGGQWEAARVLEPRRRQAALGGLIFQTLVTFGVLIAVLFFVMRRITRPLARLTERVGDFSREPGRVVQLEETGPSDTRHLIAAHNAMEARIAALLDEKDVMLGAIGHDLKTPLAALRVRIESVPDDAQRSKMAASIEDITATLDDILTLSRVGRDGAGVEPADLGALALGVAEEFEDLGEPVTILDPPRLVARVQVTWIKRALRNLASNAVRYGEMAEISAIEEAGQAVLRVDDRGPGIAPDRIAAMLEPFTRGEASRNRATGGAGLGLTLARAIAEQHGGQLVLENRQAGGQITGLRAEIRLPL
- a CDS encoding response regulator transcription factor, translating into MNDAALTSILLVDDEPTLREPLAEYLGDQGFAVSEAASAAAARTALTTNTPDLVLLDIMMPGEDGLSLCRHLVETRQIPVIFLTARGEPTDRIIGLELGADDYVVKPFEPRELVARIRTVLRRVGRSPAPQREIQDWHYRFEGWQLDPLKRKLTDPQGVTVPISTAEFRLLRAFLDNPRNVMDRDLLLDLVQGRSAHLFDRAVDNQVSRLRRKIEADTSEPQLILTVRGGGYRFAANVERIAPGGIGA
- a CDS encoding cupin domain-containing protein, which codes for MSVKTLTDAFIHLGLGAKAVPQPPFSGVEWYEEYGARHGDDGAEGRLVSQHSFTEGWDTWEMHPKGDEVVICIEGAMVLTQEFPNGSRTQVPLAKGEYAINPPGVWHIADVEERATAIFITAGEGTQMRPR
- a CDS encoding VOC family protein; this translates as MIGYVTLGTNDLPRAAKFYDAIAKHFGVGRMMEFDTFIAWGEMGGAPGIAATKPFDEQPATVGNGTMVALQVEGPEQVQAVYDTAIAEGGSDEGAPGARGDDGFYAGYFRDPDGNKLNVFCFTAPPAS
- a CDS encoding aminopeptidase P family protein, which gives rise to MLMQTHEARLKALREELKRRELDGFIIPISDEHMSEYVGEYAERLAWLTGFGGSAGFAAVTLTHAAIFVDGRYTVQVRDQVDGNLFEYRSIPGDSLGAWLKDVSESGAKIAYDPWLHTWGWVEALEAVVEPAGITMVPADSNPLDAVWADQPAPSDAVAIVHTEDLAGRSSADKRGQIADWLGDEGLDAVVVPALDSIAWLLNIRGSDVAHTPVALSYVIAHADGHAELFIAPEKMTPEVTQHLGNAVTVRPRDEFQAALGELSGKHVSVDPDFGVVGIAQGLRAGGAKFTFKQDPTILAKAVKNPAEVAGHRDAQARDGAAVSRFLRWLEVTAPAGEIDELAAAAKLEGFRREHGDLRDTSFDTISAASGHAALPHYKVDEDSNILIPPGSIYLVDSGGQYPAGTTDITRTVWIDTPEGSEPTAEMRDRFTRVLKGHIQIDKATFPQGTCGGQIDVLARQYLWEGGVDYAHGTGHGVGSFLGVHEGPQRIAKPGGGQAGTSQELLAGMILSNEPGYYKPNAFGIRIENLVLTVEQDIEGAEGRYLGFDCLTFVPIDRKLIEKSLLTADEIAWLDAYHARVREIVAPQLEGDDLAWLERETEPL